The genomic interval GCAGCCGGTGCGTTTCTCGAGCACGTCCGCGATCGACTTTGGTACTTTCGCGACATGGCTTCGCTCACGTTGACCGGCTTGACGCTCACGTACCCCAACGGCACGCGCGCCGTGAACGAGATTCATCTCGCGATCGGGGACGGCGAGTTCCTCGCGATTCTCGGGCCCTCGGGGTGCGGGAAGTCTTCCCTGTTGCGCCTGGTGGCGGGGCTCGAGGCGCCCAGCTCGGGCACGATCGCGATGAATGGGAAGGACGTCACGCGGCTCGAGCCGAAGGATCGTGACGTGGCGATGGTGTTCCAGGGGCTCGCGCTCTATCCGCACATGACGGTCGAGGAGAACATGGCGTTCGGACTCCAGGCGCGCCGGACTCCACGCGAGGAAGTGGATCGGAGAGTGGGCGATGCGGCGGAGACGCTCGGGTTGACGCGCTACCTCGGAAAGCGCCCGCGCGAGCTCTCCGGCGGCGAGCGGCAGCGCGTCGCGCTGGGCCGCGCGCTCGTGCGCCGGCCGCAGATCTTCCTCTTCGACGAGCCTCTCTCGAGTCTCGATGCCCAGCTTCGCCAGGAGCTGCGCGAGGAGCTGGCCCGGTTGCACCGCATCACGCGCACCACGTCGATCTACGTGACGCACGACCAGAAGGAAGCGCTGTCTCTAGGAGACAAGGTCGCGGTGATGAAGGGCGGGCAGCTCCGCCAGCTCGCGACGCCCGAGGATGTGTACCGGAATCCGCACGATCTCTTCGTGGCGAGGTTCGTGGGCGAGCCCGCGATCAACCTGATCGAGGGAGAGATCGCGCCCGCGGGTGTGTTCCGCGCGCCGGGGCTTCAGATCTCGCTGAACGGCACGCGCGCGAGGACGGGTCCCGCGCGCCTGGGTCTGCGTGCGGAAACGGTCGCGCTCCTTCCCGCCGGCAGGACGGGTGGCGTCGCGCGCGCCGAGGTGGAACGGGTCGAGCACCTGGGGGGCGACACGCTCGTGCACGTGCGGGGCGATTGGGGAACGCTCGTCGCGCGCGTGGCGCGCGCGGAGGATGCGCCCGCGCCCGGCGATGTCGTCGGCGTGGATCCGGACCTGAGACGCGCGCTCCTCTTCGACCCCGAAGGGAACCGGATCTAGGATCGGATCTAGGATCGGACCGGCGGCGAGCGCGCCTGGCCGGGGGCCGGATCGCCCCGCGCTACCACGAGGATCCGCCTGACTCGCCCCGAGACCTACCTCAACTTGCCCCGGGGCAAGTTGTCGGAGCTCGTCCACCCCCCCATCACGTCCGAGCGCCCACCGAGGCCAGGGCGCCAATCGCCTCAGTCGCCCACCGCCTCAGAGCGCCCACCACGTTAGAGCGCCCACCGCCTCAGAGCGCCCACCGCGTCAGAGCCCCCATCCCTCGGGTGGAGTGATCTCTTGGTCCTTCCAGTGCCAGTACTCGCGGAGCTCGCGGCAGCGACCGTCGGGCGCGAAGGTCAGGAAGAGGCATCCCGGCAACGTTCCGATGCTCTCTCGGATGCGGCTCCCGGCGGTGCCTTCGACGCCGCTCCCCGCGCTCTCTCCCTCGGGGCTCACCACACGCATCACGGCCCACCACTCGACGGCGACCCGGTTCCCTTCCGCGATGGGCACGCCGAAGCGGAGATCGAGCCCGCGCTGATCCGCGGTCGCCTGCGTCCAGTACGCCCGCACGCCATCCTGCCCACGGTGTGGTGTGCGAAAGGGGTGCGACCGGTAGATCGAATCCTCGGTGAAGAGCGCCGCCGCGGCCTCGGCGTCCCGCGAGCGCCACGCAGTGCCGTAGGCATCCAGCCATTCCTGCACGTTCCTGGGTGACATTCCCTGCTCCTTGTGGCGGGTGCGACTCGCGCTCAGGCTGAGTGCGATCCGCGCTCGGCAGAGGGCACGTCAATTGCTTCCTTCGGGCCAGGATAGTAGCGTAGTCGCATGGGAGGAGACCCCGCCTTGGACCTGAACGGGACGATCCGGGACGAGACGCCCCACGTGTGGCCGG from Candidatus Eisenbacteria bacterium carries:
- a CDS encoding ABC transporter ATP-binding protein, whose product is MASLTLTGLTLTYPNGTRAVNEIHLAIGDGEFLAILGPSGCGKSSLLRLVAGLEAPSSGTIAMNGKDVTRLEPKDRDVAMVFQGLALYPHMTVEENMAFGLQARRTPREEVDRRVGDAAETLGLTRYLGKRPRELSGGERQRVALGRALVRRPQIFLFDEPLSSLDAQLRQELREELARLHRITRTTSIYVTHDQKEALSLGDKVAVMKGGQLRQLATPEDVYRNPHDLFVARFVGEPAINLIEGEIAPAGVFRAPGLQISLNGTRARTGPARLGLRAETVALLPAGRTGGVARAEVERVEHLGGDTLVHVRGDWGTLVARVARAEDAPAPGDVVGVDPDLRRALLFDPEGNRI
- a CDS encoding nuclear transport factor 2 family protein, with the translated sequence MSPRNVQEWLDAYGTAWRSRDAEAAAALFTEDSIYRSHPFRTPHRGQDGVRAYWTQATADQRGLDLRFGVPIAEGNRVAVEWWAVMRVVSPEGESAGSGVEGTAGSRIRESIGTLPGCLFLTFAPDGRCRELREYWHWKDQEITPPEGWGL